In a single window of the Ciconia boyciana chromosome 7, ASM3463844v1, whole genome shotgun sequence genome:
- the PHGDH gene encoding D-3-phosphoglycerate dehydrogenase: MALGKLQKVLISDSLDPCCREILQAGGLRVQEKPGLSKEELLREIRDCDGLIVRSATKVTADVLEAAERLQVVGRAGTGVDNVDVEAATRKGVLVMNTPTGNSLSAAELTCGMILCLARQIPQAAASMKEGKWDRKKYMGMELNGKTLGVLGLGRIGREVATRMQAFGMKTIGYDPIITPEASAAFGVEQLPLEQIWPCCDFITVHTPLLPSTMGLLNDSTFAKCRRGVQVVNCARGGIVDEGALLRALQSGQCGGAALDVFTQEPPKDRDLVNHPNVICCPHLGASTQEAQSRCGKEIAMQIVDMAMGKGLAGIVNGQALSKAFAPQTKPWIALARALGTVLRMVGKQAQGSMQVCTLGTPLREAGSYLTPAVAAGMLAGGPQKEVTLVNALLLAQEAGLKVTTTHGDMAPEPEGSAGLLQVVLQGTPHRATGTVQGSTPVLQELSGATFKQPAPLAGPVLIYRAKASEPSALSMLTGLLGKAGVQLQSYHSSGAVAGEQWSVVGLSAPLSDLSELKPRVTEVFQLHL; the protein is encoded by the exons ATGGCGCTGGGGAAGCTGCAGAAGGTGCTGATCAGCGACAGCCTGGACCCCTGCTGCCGGGAGATCCTGCAGGCCGGCGGCCTCCGGGTGCAGGAGAAGCCCGGACTGAgcaaggaggagctgctgcgggAGATCCGG GACTGCGATGGGCTCATCGTCCGCTCGGCCACCAAAGTCACGGCCGATGTGCTGGAGGCGGCGGAGAGGCTGCAGGTGGTGGGCAGAGCGGGCACCGGCGTGGACAACGTCGACGTGGAGGCGGCCACCAGGAAGGGTGTCCTGGTCATGAA cacaCCCACTGGGAACAGCCTCAGCGCCGCCGAGCTCACCTGTGGGATGATCCTGTGCTTGGCCAG GCAGATcccgcaggcagctgcctccatgAAGGAGGGCAAGTGGGACCGTAAGAAG TACATGGGCATGGAGCTGAACGGGAAGACGCTGGgcgtgctggggctggggcgcATCGGCAGGGAGGTGGCCACCCGCATGCAGGCTTTTGGCATGAAG ACCATAGGCTATGACCCCATCATCACCCCCGAAGCCTCGGCCGCCTTTGGTGTGGAGCAGCTGCCGCTGGAACAGATCTGGCCCTGCTGCGACTTCATCACGGTGCACACGCCGCTGCTGCCCTCCACCATGG GGCTCCTGAACGACAGCACCTTCGCCAAGTGCCGCCGTGGTGTGCAGGTGGTGAACTGTGCCCGCGGCGGCATTGTGGACGAGGGTGCGCTGCTGCGAGCACTGCAGTCAGGACAGTGTGGTGGGGCCGCCCTCGATGTCTTCACGCAG GAGCCCCCAAAGGACCGTGACCTGGTGAACCACCCCAACGTCATCTGCTGCCCGCATCTGGGCGCCAGCACACAGGAGGCGCAGAGCCGCTGCGGCAAGGAGATCGCCATGCAGATCGTGGACATGGCAatggggaaggggctggctgGCATA GTCAACGGGCAGGCTCTCAGCAAGGCTTTCGCACCCCAGACCAAGCCCTGGATTGCCCTGGCCAGGGCCCTGGGCACAGTGCTACGCATGGTGGGCAAGCAAGCACAGGGCAGCATGCAGGTCTGCACCCTAG ggacacccctgCGGGAGGCCGGAAGCTACCTGACACCCGCCGTGGCCGCGGGCATGCTGGCTGGAGGGCCACAGAAGGAGGTGACCCTGGTGaatgccctgctgctggcccagGAGGCTGGGCTGAAG GTCACAACCACCCATGGCGACATGGCCCCCGAGCCTGAAGGCAGCGCCGGTTTGCTGCAGGTGGTCCTGCAGGGCACCCCGCACCGGGCAACGGGCACGGTGCAGGGCAGCACCCCGGTGCTGCAGGAGCTCAGTGGGGCCACCTTCAAGCAGCCTGCCCCGCTGGCCGGCCCTGTCCTCATCTACAGAGCCAAAGCCTCTGAGCCCAGTGCGCTGTCCATGCTCACCG ggctgctggggaaggcGGGGGTCCAGCTCCAGTCCTACCACAGCTCTGGCGCGGTGGCGGGGGAGCAGTGGAGCGTCGTGGGGCTTTCGGCTCCCCTGTCTGACCTTAGTGAGCTGAAGCCACGTGTCACGGAGGTCTTCCAACTCCACCTGTAG